A section of the Rhinolophus ferrumequinum isolate MPI-CBG mRhiFer1 unplaced genomic scaffold, mRhiFer1_v1.p scaffold_23_arrow_ctg1, whole genome shotgun sequence genome encodes:
- the LYZL6 gene encoding lysozyme-like protein 6 — translation MRRKRLQTARWGAVSDRGHSAAFSRFLRDSEKTSRKSVTPREPRALGCTLSPPRMRRALLISWVACLVTTHQARLIGRCDLAKLLHQEDMDGFEGYSLSDWLCLAFVESNFNISKVNENADGSFDYGIFQINSHYWCTDHQSHSENICHLECQELLRPNLLSTIHCAKRIVSGRGGMKNWVAWRMHCSGRPLSYWMTGCHLG, via the exons atgagaagaaagagactGCAAACAGCCAGGTGGGGAGCAGTGAGTGACCGAGGACATTCGGCTGCTTTCTCCAGATTCCTCAGAGACTCAGAGAAGACCAGCAGGAAGTCTGTGACACCCAGAGAACCGCGGGCCCTCGGCTGCACCTTGTCCCCTCCAAGGATGAGAAGGGCGCTACTCATCTCCTGGGTCGCCTGCCTCGTTACCACTCATCAGGCCAGGCTCATCGGCCGCTGTGACCTGGCCAAGCTGCTGCACcaggaggacatggacggctttGAGGGGTACTCCCTGAGTGACT GGCTGTGTCTGGCTTTTGTGGAAAGCAACTTCAACATATCGAAGGTCAATGAAAACGCAGACGGCAGCTTTGACTATGGCATATTCCAGATCAACAGCCACTACTGGTGCACCGATCACCAGAGTCACTCGGAAAACATTTGCCACCTGGAGTGTCAAG aACTGCTGCGCCCCAATCTTCTCTCAACCATCCACTGTGCAAAAAGAATTGTGTCTGGAAGAGGTGGCATGAAAAACTG GGTAGCATGGAGGATGCACTGTTCAGGCCGGCCTCTGTCCTACTGGATGACAGGATGTCACCTGGGATGA